From the genome of Nocardia mangyaensis:
GCTGAGCCTGAGCCGGACCCAGTCCACCCTGCTGGCCGATGTCTACGAGGAACTCGGCGAACTGCTCTCGGCGCACCGGCTGCCCGCCCACGCCGCGCTCGCCTACCGACAGGCCTACCGGCTGCACACCATCACCGAGAATCCGCGCGGCCAGGACCGGTGCGGATTGCGCATGGCACGCGCCCGCACCAGGGCACGCACGCCCCGCTGGCGGCGGATCCCCGGGGTCGCCTCGGATCTGTTGTGCGGCTATGGGTATCGGCCGTTCCTGCTGCTGGCCTGGATCGCGGTGGAGATCGCGGTGTTCGTGCTGGTGTTCTACCTGACCGGTGGCGAGATCGATTTCGACACGGCGTTGCGGGTGTGTCTGGTCAACTTCCTCGACCCGACGACGCCCGACGACACGGAAGCGATGACCGCGGTGGGGCACTACACCCTGATCGTGGAGTCCTACGCCGGGATCGTGTCGACCTCGGTGTTCTTCGCGCTGCTGGTGCGACAGTTGTTCCGGCTGTGATCACCAGTGCGACTGGCTGCGGGTCAGCGCGCCCAGGGTGGCCACCGCGATCCGGTCGCGCAGCTGCCCGATCCGCGCGTTCCACTGCACGCTGAACCCCGGATCGGCCTCCAGCCCGGTCCACAGTCCACGCAGCACCGACGGGGTGAACGCGCCGGGCAACCACAGGTGGACGAGATGTTCGAGCATCGGGGTGAGCACCTGGGCGGGCGAACTGTGCGAGAGCTCGGCCATCTCGGCCTCGTCGATCACGTCGGTGAGCACCGTGAGCAGCCAGTCGTGCATCGCGAGGTCTTCGCAGAAGCGTTGCACCGCAAGCAGTTCGGTCGCGTCACCCACCACCACCGAGGCCAGCCGGGTCTCGTCGTCGACCAGGACGAACGACATGCTCGGCGGCTCCCCTGGCCGGACCCGCGCGGCCCAGCGCAGCATCGAGGCGCCGGTCTGGATCGGGGGCCGCTGATTCAGCATCGGATCGGTGCGCACCCGCATGTGCAGCCGGGCCGCCACGGCACCGGGGTCGAGCGTGGCGACGGCCGGATCGGGCGGCCCGAGGAATCCCTCGACGAGGTGGCTGCCCAGGTTGGCCGGTGTCCGCGTGAGCACTTCCACGATGCCGACCCGTCCGAGGTAGTGCCCCCAACTGCGCCGGTGACCGCCTTCCCCGGCGACCACGGTGGTCTGGGCCGAGCTCTGCAGGATCCGTCCACCGAGGACCACCGCGTGCGTGGCGACGGTCCCCACCCCGCGCACCCTGGCCCGGCTCGGCGTCGCCAGCCGGCAATCCACCCCCTCGGGGATCACCGGCGACTGCGCCCAGCTGACCGGACGCTCCCGCGATTGCACGCCGCGGCCACGAACCAGGGTCAGCAGTTCCGCCGCCGACCCCCTGCTCAGGGCCGCGGACTCGGGAAGCAGGCCGGTGCGCACTTCGCCCAGAAGTGCCAGCGGACCACCGCTGAGTTGCATCACTGCAGCGTATCGGGTCAGACGCCGCTGAGGAAGTGATGCGAGAGCCGATCGGTGACGAACTCGGTCATCGGCACACCCTGCTGCTGGGCCCGCTGGGCGATCATCCCGACGACGACCTCGTCGAGCGCGACGTGCTCGAGAATCGTGCGCACCGCGTGCTCGATGCCCAGATAGCGCTGCGGCAGCAGCGACAGCGAACGGAACGCGGCGAACGGGGCGGCGTGCTCCTGGAGCCGGATCACGCTCGGGAACTGGTCCCAGCGCGCTGGCCACTCTTGGTCGGGATCCCAATAGTCGGCCCGCACAATGGCTTTGCCCTCCTCACGGAGCATGCCAAGGCGCAGCAGCTGCCAGACCGAAGCCAGGAACGGGCACGACCACAGCACATCGCGCGGCTCGCGACCCGCACCGCGATCACGCCACATCTCCACATCGAGGAAGATCGAGTGATTGTGCGCCGAGAACTCCACCGGGTGCCGGTAGTTGACCTCCATGGCCTGACCAGGCTCGTCGTCGCTGGAGCGACTGCCGTTGCACAGCCAGCCCGACTCCGCGGTGGGCGGGCGACGCCCGGTGCTGCCCGGCGCGGGCTCGGCGACGACCGAATCGGCCACCATCTGCGCCAATGGAACCCGCGGTTCGTCGTGCAGCCTGCGCAGATGCTTGTCGCAGCCCGCCTCACTGCCGAGGTAGTCGATCCGCACCCCGCAGTCGGCGGCGATCCGGAGCAGTTTGGGCACCACCTGGCGGGGGTCGGCGTCGTTCTGGAAGTAGTCGTCGAGCAGGAAGCAGGTACTCACCCGCACTCGCGACGGACCGCCCGCGGCCTCGGCGAACTCCTGGCGGGCCAGCTCGGTGAAGGCGTCGAGCAGCGGTGCGACCCGGCGGAACTGGGCGGCGATCGCCTGTTCCCCGTTGATCAGATCGGACATGTAGAAGTGCCCGGCTTCGATGGACACGTGCGCCAGCGCAACGTCCTCGACCCGTGTCGACGCCGTCGCCTCGGCGTAGGCGGCACTGCTCACCTCGGGCACACTACACCCGGACCCAGGTCGAACGATCCCACAGCCGCCGCGCCAGTTCCTCGAACGCCTCGACCGTCGCGCGATGGGCGATGCCGGCGTTGACATCGGCGTCGAGCACGATCTGCTCACGCCACTGCAACACCGGTTCGACCGGCGTCTCGCCCAGCAGCGCGCCGGCACCGAGGCGATATTCGGCGGCGAGCGAGCGCAGCGCGTCGTTCTGCTTGATCAGCCAGGCCGCCTGCGGTCCGCCGCTGGCCGCGTGCTCGTCGGTGACGCGCGGAACCGCGGTGCGTACGAAGCGGATTCGCGACAGCATCTCGTCCGGGGCGTACCCGAGCTCCACGCCGGTCTTGAGCAGACCCTTGGGCCCGTGCACAAGCCCCTGGGCGGCCATCAGGTGCTGACGGGTCCAGCGGTGATACACCAGCCAGGCCACCTGCTTGCCCGGCATGTCCTGCGGCCGAGTCGCTTCCAGCGCGATCTGCATGGCCACCGACCGGCCCGCGCTGAGGTCGACGATCACGACTTTGAACGTGGCGTCCAGGTCCAGCAGCAGTTCCCGGCAGCGGCGGACCACCTGGGGATCGTTGGCCGACATGGCCTCGCCGCCGCCCTCGTCACCGGGGAGCAGGACCAGCTTGCCGCCCCGGGAGCGCTGGCGGCGCAGGCCATCGCGGTTGGTGCTCGCCCGCACGTCGATACGTTGGGGCAGGCTGTTGTGCCCGCGCAGATACGAGTGCAGTCCGTTGCCGGGCTGGGTGCCGCGTTCCACCGAGCCGATCTCGAACAGCGCGCCCGCGGTGGGCGAGCCGAAGTCGAAATCGAGGTAGGCCGTGCTGATTCCGCGCAGTCCCAACCGGTAGGCGAGATTGCAGCTGGTCACCGACCGGCCCGTTCCGCCCTTGTCGGAGGTGGCGAACACGATCATCTGCTCAGGTGCTCCTTGTCGCGTCGAGACGGGCGTAGGCGAGCCGATCCAATTCGATCAGCGCGGCCGAGGCGAGGGTGAACGCGGTGCCCGGCTGGACATTCACCACCTGCCGCGCCCTGGCCAGCTGCTGTTCGACGCCGTCGAGGGCGATCCGATTGGCCGAGGTGTCGGAGATGCTGACATTGAGCATCTCCTGATTGAGCAGGTGCTCGGCCTCGTTGAGCAGCTCCACCGCGCGCACGACCATGGCCGGTGAGCGCAGCGGCACCTCGCGGTAGGTGCGGTCGGCGGTCACCAGACACTCGATGACACGTTCGGTCATGTACCACGACGGTCGCTGCTCGTCGGTGGTCGAACCGCCGAACACCGCGCCCGGCACATCCCACAGGCCCGCCGCGTCGCCCTCGGTGATGACCCGTCGGTCCAGATGGTCCATCACCTCCTTGGCCAGCTCCATCAGCCGGTCGCGCGCGGTGATGTTGCCGGACAGCCGCGCGGCCTGCAGACTGCGCTTGAGCAGCACCGTGGCGAAGTCGGAGGCGATCCAGTCCAGGCGCGGGCCGCCGCCGTCGACGTTCTCGCTGCCGCGCAGGCTCATCCGGACGCCCGGGTGGTGCAGCGCGACGGCCGGATCGTCCCGGGTCGGTCTGCGCACGATGCGGCCGCGCCGGGCCAGTTCGTCGAAGATGCCGATCGCGCGGGTCAGGTCGTCGTCGGAGGCGGTGCGCGCCACCAGTTCCTGGATGAGCACCGCGGAGACCAGCAGACTGAAGTAGTCCGACTCCTCGCCGTCGGAGGTGCGCCAGGGAATGTCCTCCAGCGGCCAGGTCTCGGTGCCGAAGCGCGCGACCGTGGCCCAGTAGCGCTGGGTGATGTCCCAGCGGATGCGCAGTGCTTCGGCCAGCCGGTACTGGGTGTCGTCGAGCAGGTCGAGTTCCCTGGTGCGCTGGGAGAGCACGTCGTTGATGCCGTCGAGGGCGATGATGGTGAAGTACAGGTACGGGCGTGGATCGGCGTAGCCGACGCCGG
Proteins encoded in this window:
- a CDS encoding SCO2524 family protein; its protein translation is MRIQPRQQILDIWSAMLSACYRDEKWHWDGVLAANSISDSEQLLCLLYPATEIESFALDRPESMSDDVWAVLEAFGGQAKIGITVLGLLEEYLERNTDPDGLPRFDAGSYLRASGDREPSPAQHHLEVVDGYSMSVTLCIAALGFARVFDRWARTERRKDISTRITTLNERMSARLTAAMTGLVRSFVVNTMSPRSPSGEVLVGMLNQSGQPDKVVAESVARSLERVRARLRNDVTLGRTTEAELDDEDLLFECGWSWGVVAGSDAVDFVPPEIGAGVGYADPRPYLYFTIIALDGINDVLSQRTRELDLLDDTQYRLAEALRIRWDITQRYWATVARFGTETWPLEDIPWRTSDGEESDYFSLLVSAVLIQELVARTASDDDLTRAIGIFDELARRGRIVRRPTRDDPAVALHHPGVRMSLRGSENVDGGGPRLDWIASDFATVLLKRSLQAARLSGNITARDRLMELAKEVMDHLDRRVITEGDAAGLWDVPGAVFGGSTTDEQRPSWYMTERVIECLVTADRTYREVPLRSPAMVVRAVELLNEAEHLLNQEMLNVSISDTSANRIALDGVEQQLARARQVVNVQPGTAFTLASAALIELDRLAYARLDATRST
- a CDS encoding SCO2523 family variant P-loop protein, with amino-acid sequence MIVFATSDKGGTGRSVTSCNLAYRLGLRGISTAYLDFDFGSPTAGALFEIGSVERGTQPGNGLHSYLRGHNSLPQRIDVRASTNRDGLRRQRSRGGKLVLLPGDEGGGEAMSANDPQVVRRCRELLLDLDATFKVVIVDLSAGRSVAMQIALEATRPQDMPGKQVAWLVYHRWTRQHLMAAQGLVHGPKGLLKTGVELGYAPDEMLSRIRFVRTAVPRVTDEHAASGGPQAAWLIKQNDALRSLAAEYRLGAGALLGETPVEPVLQWREQIVLDADVNAGIAHRATVEAFEELARRLWDRSTWVRV
- a CDS encoding SCO2522 family protein, with translation MSSAAYAEATASTRVEDVALAHVSIEAGHFYMSDLINGEQAIAAQFRRVAPLLDAFTELARQEFAEAAGGPSRVRVSTCFLLDDYFQNDADPRQVVPKLLRIAADCGVRIDYLGSEAGCDKHLRRLHDEPRVPLAQMVADSVVAEPAPGSTGRRPPTAESGWLCNGSRSSDDEPGQAMEVNYRHPVEFSAHNHSIFLDVEMWRDRGAGREPRDVLWSCPFLASVWQLLRLGMLREEGKAIVRADYWDPDQEWPARWDQFPSVIRLQEHAAPFAAFRSLSLLPQRYLGIEHAVRTILEHVALDEVVVGMIAQRAQQQGVPMTEFVTDRLSHHFLSGV
- a CDS encoding SCO2521 family protein, whose amino-acid sequence is MQLSGGPLALLGEVRTGLLPESAALSRGSAAELLTLVRGRGVQSRERPVSWAQSPVIPEGVDCRLATPSRARVRGVGTVATHAVVLGGRILQSSAQTTVVAGEGGHRRSWGHYLGRVGIVEVLTRTPANLGSHLVEGFLGPPDPAVATLDPGAVAARLHMRVRTDPMLNQRPPIQTGASMLRWAARVRPGEPPSMSFVLVDDETRLASVVVGDATELLAVQRFCEDLAMHDWLLTVLTDVIDEAEMAELSHSSPAQVLTPMLEHLVHLWLPGAFTPSVLRGLWTGLEADPGFSVQWNARIGQLRDRIAVATLGALTRSQSHW